One window of Xanthomonas sp. 10-10 genomic DNA carries:
- the yidD gene encoding membrane protein insertion efficiency factor YidD, whose product MQLAYDWQVIGRLLIALLRFYKLFISPLLGPRCRFAPSCSEYAMTAIGRFGPLRGSWMAARRLGRCHPFHPGGFDPVPDAPASAAPSPSSSCSCKGPHP is encoded by the coding sequence ATGCAACTGGCATATGATTGGCAAGTGATCGGACGCCTGCTCATCGCGCTGTTGCGCTTCTACAAGCTGTTCATCAGCCCGCTGCTCGGGCCGCGCTGCCGTTTTGCGCCCAGTTGCTCGGAGTATGCGATGACCGCCATCGGCCGCTTCGGCCCGCTACGCGGGAGCTGGATGGCCGCGCGCCGGCTGGGCCGCTGCCATCCCTTCCATCCGGGCGGCTTCGATCCGGTGCCTGACGCGCCCGCCTCCGCTGCCCCTTCCCCCTCTTCTTCCTGCAGTTGCAAAGGACCTCATCCATGA
- the argC gene encoding N-acetyl-gamma-glutamyl-phosphate reductase, with amino-acid sequence MSAQATTIGIVGARGHTGSELIKLVAAHPHLQLVFVSSRELAGQAVADHNDGYRGDLRFESLDADAVAAKAADVVILALPNGKAEPFVAAIDASRPQTLLIDLSADYRFDPAWYYGLPELTRGRYAGQRRISNPGCYATAMQLAITPLLDQLAGPPQCFGVSGYSGAGTTPSDKNNPELLADNLMPYALTNHMHEREVSAQLGVPVEFMPHVAPHFRGITMTVNLWLQQALTREQIQARYAQRYAGEPLVELVDEAPWVSRIAGKHGVQIGGITLAPGNKRVVVVATLDNLLKGAATQAMQNLNLALGWDELTAIC; translated from the coding sequence ATGAGTGCTCAAGCAACAACCATCGGCATCGTTGGCGCCCGCGGGCATACCGGTTCGGAATTGATCAAGCTGGTGGCGGCGCATCCGCACCTGCAGTTGGTGTTCGTGTCATCGCGCGAACTGGCCGGGCAGGCCGTGGCCGACCACAACGACGGGTATCGCGGCGATCTGCGGTTCGAAAGCCTGGACGCCGACGCGGTGGCCGCCAAGGCCGCCGACGTGGTGATCCTGGCGCTGCCCAACGGCAAGGCCGAGCCGTTCGTTGCCGCAATCGACGCGAGCCGGCCGCAGACGCTGCTGATCGATCTGTCGGCGGACTATCGTTTCGACCCGGCGTGGTATTACGGCTTGCCCGAGCTCACCCGTGGCAGGTATGCGGGGCAGCGCCGTATCAGCAACCCTGGCTGCTATGCCACCGCGATGCAGCTGGCGATCACCCCCTTGCTGGATCAGCTGGCCGGCCCGCCGCAATGCTTTGGCGTGTCCGGCTATTCCGGTGCGGGCACCACGCCGTCGGACAAGAACAACCCCGAGCTGCTCGCCGATAACCTGATGCCGTATGCGCTGACCAACCACATGCACGAGCGCGAAGTGTCGGCGCAGCTTGGCGTGCCGGTGGAGTTCATGCCGCACGTGGCGCCGCATTTCCGTGGCATCACCATGACCGTCAACCTGTGGCTGCAGCAAGCGCTGACACGCGAGCAGATCCAGGCGCGCTATGCGCAGCGGTATGCGGGCGAGCCGCTGGTCGAGCTTGTCGACGAGGCGCCGTGGGTGAGCCGCATTGCCGGCAAGCACGGCGTGCAGATCGGCGGCATCACCCTGGCGCCCGGCAACAAGCGGGTGGTGGTGGTGGCGACGCTGGACAACCTGCTCAAGGGCGCGGCGACCCAGGCGATGCAGAACCTCAACCTGGCATTGGGCTGGGACGAATTAACCGCGATTTGTTGA
- the dksA gene encoding RNA polymerase-binding protein DksA, which yields MAAKKPAKKAVEAAKKSAKPAAKKAAAPAAAKPAAKKATLAPKQPVAKKAAAAKTVAKPAAASKTAATKPVKPVAKTAAKPAASKAAPAAAKPAAKPVASKSVPKPAAKPVPAKSVPVKAEKPAPAPAPKAVPAKPAKPATPPLKNPVPVSKSSAKTPTKTEAPAKPAATRPVGKVAVAVTAKSSSPTPKTKYKVVDYKIDETTGRPILPQGYKPSADEEYMSKLQQEYFRQRLQSWRNEMVEESKQTIENLREEVRDIGDEAERATRETENSLELRARDRARKLISKIDSTLKRLEDGDYGYCVDTGEEIGLDRLDARLTAERTIDAQERWEHLQKQQGD from the coding sequence GTGGCTGCTAAAAAACCTGCAAAAAAGGCCGTAGAGGCCGCCAAGAAGTCCGCCAAACCCGCTGCGAAGAAGGCAGCGGCGCCCGCTGCTGCAAAACCGGCCGCCAAGAAGGCGACGCTGGCTCCCAAGCAACCGGTTGCCAAGAAGGCAGCTGCGGCCAAGACCGTTGCCAAGCCGGCAGCGGCCTCCAAGACCGCAGCGACCAAGCCCGTGAAACCTGTCGCCAAGACCGCTGCCAAGCCGGCGGCGAGCAAGGCAGCTCCGGCTGCCGCCAAACCGGCTGCCAAGCCGGTGGCGTCCAAGTCCGTACCGAAGCCGGCCGCCAAGCCGGTTCCGGCCAAGTCAGTCCCGGTCAAGGCTGAGAAGCCCGCGCCCGCACCGGCCCCCAAGGCCGTCCCTGCGAAGCCGGCAAAGCCTGCGACCCCGCCACTTAAGAATCCCGTGCCCGTTTCGAAATCTTCCGCAAAAACGCCAACCAAAACCGAAGCCCCCGCCAAGCCCGCCGCGACCCGTCCGGTCGGCAAGGTGGCAGTGGCCGTGACTGCCAAGTCCTCCAGCCCGACGCCGAAGACCAAGTACAAGGTGGTCGACTACAAGATCGACGAGACCACCGGTCGTCCGATCCTCCCGCAGGGCTACAAGCCTTCGGCGGACGAGGAGTACATGAGCAAGCTGCAGCAGGAATACTTCCGTCAGCGTCTGCAGAGCTGGCGCAACGAGATGGTCGAGGAATCCAAGCAGACCATCGAAAACCTGCGCGAAGAAGTCCGCGATATCGGCGACGAAGCCGAACGCGCCACGCGTGAGACCGAGAATTCGCTGGAACTGCGCGCCCGCGACCGCGCCCGCAAGCTGATCTCCAAGATCGACAGCACGCTCAAGCGTCTGGAAGACGGCGATTACGGCTACTGCGTAGATACCGGCGAAGAGATCGGCCTGGACCGTCTGGACGCACGTCTGACTGCCGAGCGCACCATCGACGCCCAGGAGCGTTGGGAGCACCTGCAGAAGCAGCAGGGCGACTGA
- a CDS encoding argininosuccinate synthase, producing MMSTASTIPDSQLPIPGGKKDIVLAFSGGLDTSFCIPYLQERGYAVHTVFADTGGVDAEERDFIEKRAAELGAASHVTVDGGPAIWEGFVKPFVWAGEGYQGQYPLLVSDRYLIVDAALKRAEELGTRIIAHGCTGMGNDQVRFDLAVKALGDYQIVAPIREIQKEHTQTRAYEQKYLEARGFGVRAKQQAYTINENLLGLTMSGGEIDRWEAPGEGARGWCAPRSAWPTEALTVTLKFVEGEAVELDGKPLPGAKILAKLNTLFAQYGVGRGVYTGDTVIGLKGRIVFEAPGLISLLTAHRALEDAVLTKQQNRFKPDVARKWVELVYEGFYHDPLKTDIEAFLKSSQAKVNGEVTLETRGGRVDAVAVRSPHLLNTKGATYAQSADWGVEEAEGFIKLFGMSSTLYAQVNR from the coding sequence ATGATGAGCACTGCTTCCACCATTCCCGATTCCCAACTCCCGATTCCCGGCGGCAAGAAGGACATCGTTCTCGCCTTCTCCGGTGGCCTGGACACCAGCTTCTGCATTCCGTATCTGCAGGAGCGTGGTTATGCGGTGCATACCGTGTTTGCCGATACCGGCGGTGTGGATGCCGAGGAGCGCGACTTCATCGAGAAGCGCGCCGCCGAACTGGGCGCCGCCAGCCATGTCACCGTCGATGGTGGCCCGGCGATCTGGGAAGGCTTCGTCAAGCCGTTCGTGTGGGCGGGCGAGGGCTACCAGGGCCAGTACCCGTTGCTGGTGTCGGACCGCTATCTGATCGTCGATGCCGCGCTCAAGCGCGCCGAAGAGCTGGGCACGCGCATCATTGCGCACGGCTGCACCGGCATGGGTAACGACCAGGTGCGTTTCGACCTGGCGGTGAAGGCGTTGGGCGATTACCAGATCGTCGCGCCGATCCGCGAGATCCAGAAGGAACACACCCAGACCCGCGCCTACGAGCAGAAGTACCTGGAAGCGCGCGGCTTCGGCGTGCGCGCCAAACAGCAGGCCTACACCATCAACGAGAATTTGCTGGGGCTGACCATGTCCGGCGGCGAAATCGACCGCTGGGAAGCGCCGGGCGAAGGGGCGCGTGGCTGGTGCGCCCCGCGCAGTGCGTGGCCGACCGAAGCGTTGACGGTGACCTTGAAGTTCGTCGAAGGCGAGGCGGTGGAGCTGGACGGCAAGCCGCTTCCGGGCGCCAAGATCCTGGCCAAGCTCAATACCTTGTTTGCCCAGTACGGCGTGGGCCGCGGCGTGTACACCGGCGACACCGTGATCGGCCTGAAGGGCCGCATCGTGTTCGAGGCGCCGGGCCTGATCTCGCTGCTTACCGCGCACCGTGCGCTGGAAGATGCGGTGCTGACCAAGCAGCAGAACCGCTTCAAGCCGGACGTGGCGCGCAAGTGGGTGGAGCTGGTGTACGAAGGCTTCTATCACGACCCGCTCAAGACCGACATCGAGGCGTTCCTGAAGTCCTCGCAGGCCAAGGTCAACGGCGAAGTGACGCTGGAAACCCGCGGCGGCCGCGTCGATGCGGTGGCGGTGCGCTCGCCGCACCTGCTCAACACCAAGGGCGCGACCTACGCGCAGTCGGCCGACTGGGGCGTGGAAGAGGCCGAAGGCTTCATCAAGCTGTTCGGGATGAGCTCGACGCTCTATGCGCAGGTCAACCGCTGA
- a CDS encoding acetylglutamate kinase — MSLSAQPHKQTRQTIVRLLSSMASAKEISQYLKRFSQLDAKRFAVVKVGGAVLRDDLDALTSSLSFLQEVGLTPIVLHGAGPQLDAELSAAGIEKQTVNGLRVTSPEALAIVRKVFQASNLKLVEALQQNGARATSITGGVFEAQYLDRDTYGLVGEVKAVNLAPIEASLQAGSIPVITSLGETPSGQILNVNADFAANELVQELQPYKIIFLTGTGGLLDADGKLIDSINLSTEYDHLMQQPWINGGMRVKIEQIKDLLDRLPLESSVSITRPADLAKELFTHKGSGTLVRRGERVLRATSWDELDLPRLKSLIESSFGRTLVPDYFSNTKLLRAYVSENYRAAVILTDEGMLGASALIYLDKFAVLDDAQGEGLGRAVWNVMREETPQLFWRSRHNNQVNIFYYAESDGCIKQEKWKVFWYGLETFEQIQHCVAHCATRQPTLLG, encoded by the coding sequence ATGTCCCTCTCCGCACAGCCCCACAAACAGACCCGCCAGACCATCGTGCGCCTGCTTTCGAGCATGGCCAGCGCCAAGGAAATCAGCCAGTACCTCAAGCGTTTTTCGCAGCTGGACGCCAAGCGCTTTGCGGTGGTCAAGGTGGGCGGCGCGGTGCTGCGCGACGACCTGGACGCGCTGACCTCGTCGCTGTCGTTCCTGCAGGAGGTGGGCCTGACCCCGATCGTGCTGCATGGCGCCGGCCCGCAGCTGGATGCGGAGCTGTCTGCAGCGGGCATCGAAAAACAGACCGTCAACGGCTTGCGGGTGACGTCGCCGGAAGCGCTGGCGATCGTGCGCAAGGTGTTCCAGGCCTCCAACCTCAAGCTGGTGGAAGCGCTGCAGCAGAACGGTGCGCGTGCCACATCGATCACCGGCGGCGTGTTCGAAGCGCAGTATCTGGACCGTGACACCTATGGGCTGGTCGGCGAGGTCAAGGCGGTGAATCTGGCGCCGATCGAAGCCAGCCTGCAGGCCGGCTCGATCCCGGTGATCACCAGCCTGGGCGAAACGCCGAGTGGGCAGATCCTCAACGTCAATGCGGATTTCGCCGCCAACGAACTGGTGCAGGAGCTGCAGCCGTACAAGATCATCTTCCTCACCGGTACCGGCGGTTTGCTGGATGCCGACGGCAAGCTGATCGATTCGATCAACCTGTCCACCGAATACGATCATCTGATGCAGCAGCCGTGGATCAACGGCGGCATGCGGGTCAAGATCGAACAGATCAAGGATCTGCTCGACCGGCTGCCGCTGGAATCGTCGGTGTCGATCACCCGGCCGGCAGACCTGGCCAAAGAGTTGTTCACCCACAAGGGCTCGGGCACGCTGGTGCGGCGTGGCGAGCGCGTGTTACGCGCGACCTCCTGGGACGAACTGGATCTGCCTCGCCTGAAGTCGCTGATCGAATCCAGCTTCGGCCGCACGCTGGTGCCGGATTACTTCAGCAACACCAAGTTGTTGCGTGCCTATGTCAGCGAGAACTATCGCGCCGCGGTGATCCTCACCGACGAAGGCATGCTGGGTGCAAGCGCGCTGATCTATCTGGACAAGTTTGCCGTGCTCGACGATGCGCAGGGCGAGGGCCTGGGCCGCGCAGTGTGGAACGTGATGCGCGAGGAAACTCCGCAGCTGTTCTGGCGCTCGCGTCACAACAACCAGGTCAACATCTTCTACTACGCCGAATCCGACGGCTGCATCAAGCAGGAAAAGTGGAAGGTGTTCTGGTACGGGCTGGAGACTTTCGAGCAGATCCAGCACTGCGTGGCGCATTGTGCGACGCGCCAGCCGACGCTGCTGGGCTGA
- a CDS encoding N-acetylornithine carbamoyltransferase, with amino-acid sequence MSLKHFLNTQDWSRAELDALLTQAALFKRNKLGSELKGKSIALVFFNPSMRTRTSFELGAFQLGGHAVVLQPGKDAWPIEFNLGTVMDGDTEEHIAEVARVLGRYVDLIGVRAFPKFVDWSKDREDQVLKSFAKYSPVPVINMETITHPCQELAHALALQEHFGTPDLRGKKYVLTWTYHPKPLNTAVANSALTIATRLGMDVTLLCPTPDYILDQRYMDWAAQNVAESGGSLQVSHDIDSAYAGADVVYAKSWGALPFFGNWEPEKPIRDQYQHFIVDERKMALTNNGVFSHCLPLRRNVKATDAVMDSPNCIAIDEAENRLHVQKAIMAALASQAGIGNRE; translated from the coding sequence ATGTCACTGAAGCACTTCTTGAACACCCAGGACTGGAGCCGCGCCGAACTGGACGCGCTGTTGACCCAGGCCGCGTTGTTCAAACGCAACAAGCTGGGAAGCGAGCTGAAGGGCAAGTCGATCGCGCTGGTGTTCTTCAACCCGTCCATGCGCACCCGCACCAGCTTCGAGCTGGGCGCGTTCCAGTTGGGTGGGCATGCGGTGGTGCTGCAGCCGGGCAAGGATGCCTGGCCGATCGAGTTCAACCTGGGCACGGTGATGGATGGCGACACCGAAGAGCACATCGCCGAAGTGGCGCGGGTGCTGGGCCGTTATGTCGATTTGATCGGTGTGCGCGCGTTTCCCAAGTTCGTCGACTGGTCCAAGGACCGCGAGGACCAGGTGCTCAAAAGCTTCGCGAAGTATTCGCCGGTGCCGGTGATCAACATGGAGACGATCACCCACCCGTGCCAGGAGCTGGCGCATGCGCTGGCCTTGCAGGAGCACTTCGGTACGCCGGATCTGCGCGGCAAGAAGTACGTGCTGACCTGGACCTATCACCCCAAGCCGCTCAACACTGCGGTGGCCAATTCCGCGCTGACCATCGCCACCCGCTTGGGCATGGACGTGACCCTGCTGTGCCCGACGCCGGACTACATCCTGGATCAGCGCTACATGGACTGGGCGGCGCAGAACGTGGCCGAAAGCGGCGGCTCGCTGCAGGTCAGCCATGACATCGACAGCGCCTACGCCGGCGCCGATGTCGTCTATGCCAAGAGCTGGGGCGCGCTGCCGTTCTTCGGCAACTGGGAGCCGGAAAAGCCGATCCGCGACCAGTACCAGCACTTCATCGTCGACGAACGCAAGATGGCGCTGACCAACAACGGCGTGTTCTCGCATTGCCTGCCGCTGCGTCGCAACGTCAAGGCCACCGACGCGGTGATGGATTCGCCCAACTGCATCGCCATCGATGAAGCCGAGAATCGCCTGCATGTGCAGAAGGCGATCATGGCGGCGCTCGCTTCGCAAGCGGGAATCGGTAATCGGGAATAG
- a CDS encoding GNAT family protein, translating into MTPIALPSAWSQMPVLRGQHATLEPLQPAHADGLRAALGDGALSHLWYTGVPAPAQVDAYLAAAMAARAEGTALPLAVRDAAGEVVGCTRYYGLDATVPKLSIGYTWYAPRVQRSGVNTEAKLMLLQYAFETLGCLSVVFETSWFNHTSRAAIARLGAKQDGVLRNHTRHADGTPRDTVMFSIIDTEWAGVKRHLQFRLEANA; encoded by the coding sequence ATGACGCCCATCGCCTTGCCCTCGGCCTGGAGCCAGATGCCCGTCTTGCGCGGGCAGCACGCAACCCTGGAGCCGCTGCAGCCAGCGCATGCCGATGGTCTGCGCGCGGCACTGGGCGACGGTGCGCTGTCGCACCTGTGGTACACCGGGGTGCCGGCACCGGCCCAGGTCGATGCCTACCTCGCGGCGGCAATGGCGGCCCGCGCCGAGGGCACGGCACTGCCGCTGGCGGTGCGCGATGCGGCCGGTGAGGTCGTCGGCTGCACACGCTATTACGGGCTGGATGCGACAGTGCCCAAGCTGTCGATCGGCTACACCTGGTACGCGCCGCGCGTGCAGCGCAGCGGCGTCAATACCGAAGCCAAGCTGATGCTGCTGCAGTACGCCTTCGAAACGCTGGGCTGCCTGAGCGTGGTGTTCGAGACCAGCTGGTTCAATCACACCTCGCGCGCGGCGATCGCGCGGCTGGGCGCAAAGCAGGACGGCGTACTGCGCAATCACACCCGCCACGCCGACGGTACGCCGCGCGATACCGTGATGTTCTCCATCATCGATACGGAATGGGCGGGGGTGAAACGCCACCTGCAGTTCCGCCTGGAAGCAAACGCATGA
- a CDS encoding MFS transporter: MSTPTPSPTDSLRTLFAHPGFGLVLLYRVAAMLSYQVVAVTVGWHIYEITRNPLSLGLIGLAEILPFFCIAPFAGYLVDHLPRRRLGMVAVLGLVTTALLLMAVAQGWLPIQGVWPIYAAIALTGAARSFLSPVYNALFARALPREAFARGASIGSVTFQAGMVIGPALGGVLVGWGGKGLAYGVAAGVALVAILALALLRVSEPVNAGPRAPIFRSIAEGAQFVLSNQIMLGAMALDMFSVLLGGAVSMLPAFIQEILHYGPEGLGILRGAPALGSIVVGVWLARHPLQRNAGRILMLSVAGFGLCTIAFGLSRHFWLSAAILLVYGMCDGVSVVVRQTILQLATPDAMRGRVSSINGIFIGSSNELGAFYDGVMARLVGLVPAVVIGGCVTLGVVATTAWKAPRLRKLDLRDLQ, translated from the coding sequence GTGAGTACGCCGACGCCCTCGCCCACCGACTCGCTGCGCACGCTGTTCGCCCATCCTGGCTTCGGCCTGGTGTTGCTGTACCGCGTCGCGGCGATGCTGTCGTATCAGGTCGTGGCAGTCACGGTCGGATGGCACATCTATGAGATCACGCGCAATCCGCTGTCGCTGGGGCTGATCGGCCTTGCCGAAATCCTGCCGTTCTTCTGCATCGCGCCGTTTGCCGGCTATCTGGTCGACCATCTGCCACGCAGGCGCCTGGGCATGGTCGCAGTGCTGGGGCTGGTGACCACGGCACTGCTGTTGATGGCAGTCGCGCAGGGCTGGCTACCCATCCAGGGCGTATGGCCGATCTACGCTGCCATCGCATTGACCGGCGCGGCGCGCTCGTTCCTGTCGCCGGTCTACAACGCCTTGTTCGCGCGTGCGTTGCCGCGCGAAGCGTTCGCACGCGGCGCCAGCATCGGCAGCGTCACCTTCCAGGCCGGCATGGTGATCGGCCCGGCACTGGGCGGCGTGCTGGTCGGCTGGGGCGGCAAGGGACTGGCCTATGGCGTGGCCGCCGGCGTGGCGCTGGTGGCGATCCTGGCCCTGGCGCTGTTGCGCGTCAGCGAGCCGGTCAACGCCGGCCCGCGCGCACCGATCTTCCGCAGCATTGCCGAAGGTGCGCAGTTCGTGCTCTCCAACCAGATCATGCTGGGCGCGATGGCGTTGGACATGTTTTCGGTGTTGCTGGGCGGCGCGGTCTCGATGTTGCCCGCCTTCATCCAGGAAATCCTGCATTACGGCCCCGAAGGCCTGGGCATCCTGCGCGGTGCGCCGGCGCTTGGCTCGATCGTGGTCGGTGTGTGGCTGGCGCGGCACCCGCTGCAGCGCAATGCCGGACGCATCCTTATGCTGTCGGTGGCCGGCTTCGGGCTGTGCACCATCGCCTTCGGCCTGTCGCGGCACTTCTGGCTGTCGGCGGCGATCCTGCTGGTCTACGGCATGTGCGACGGCGTATCGGTGGTAGTACGGCAAACCATCCTGCAGCTCGCCACACCGGACGCGATGCGTGGCCGGGTGTCGTCGATCAACGGCATCTTCATCGGCTCGTCCAACGAACTGGGCGCGTTCTACGACGGCGTCATGGCACGGCTGGTCGGGCTGGTGCCGGCAGTCGTCATCGGCGGCTGCGTCACCCTGGGCGTGGTGGCGACCACGGCCTGGAAGGCCCCGCGGCTACGCAAACTGGATTTACGCGACCTGCAATAA
- a CDS encoding SufE family protein, with translation MTTTPFPLEPTATDAQAAIAEEFSFFGDWSERYQYLIDLGRKLPTFPEQWKTEEHRLHGCQSMVWIVPEGNAQRLDFHAVSDSAIVSGLIYLALRVYSGRSAQEILATEPDYIAGIGLAKHLSPTRSNGVAAMLAFIRETARAQQ, from the coding sequence ATGACCACCACCCCCTTCCCGCTAGAACCCACCGCCACCGATGCGCAGGCCGCGATCGCCGAGGAGTTCTCCTTCTTCGGCGACTGGTCCGAGCGCTACCAGTACCTGATCGACCTGGGCCGCAAGCTGCCGACCTTCCCGGAACAGTGGAAGACCGAAGAACACCGCCTGCATGGCTGCCAGTCGATGGTGTGGATCGTGCCCGAAGGCAATGCGCAACGGCTGGACTTCCATGCCGTCAGCGATTCGGCCATCGTGTCCGGGCTGATCTATCTCGCACTGCGCGTGTATTCCGGGCGTAGCGCGCAGGAAATCCTGGCCACCGAACCGGACTACATCGCCGGCATTGGCCTGGCCAAGCACCTGTCGCCAACGCGCAGCAATGGGGTGGCCGCCATGCTGGCCTTCATCCGTGAAACGGCCCGCGCACAACAGTGA
- a CDS encoding acetylornithine deacetylase codes for MTTLLDNTLTHLQKLVSFDTRNPPRAIAAEGGIFDYLRAQLPGFQVEVIDHGAGAVSLYAVRGTPRYLFNVHLDTVPDSPHWSADPHVMRRNEDQVIGLGVCDIKGAAAALVAAANAGDGDAAFLFSSDEEANDPRCIAAFLARGLPYEAVLVAEPTMSEAVLAHRGISSVLMRFAGRAGHASGKQDPSASALHQAMRWGGKALDHVESLAHARFGGLTGLRFNIGRVDGGIKANMIAPAAELRFGFRPLPSMDVDGLLATFAGFADPVAAHFEETFRGPSLPSGDIARAEERRLAARDVADALDLPIGNAVDFWTEASLFSAGGYTALVYGPGDIAQAHTADEFVTLEQLQRYADSVHRIINGAH; via the coding sequence ATGACCACACTGCTCGACAACACACTGACGCATCTGCAGAAGCTGGTGTCCTTCGACACCCGCAATCCGCCGCGGGCGATCGCTGCCGAGGGCGGCATCTTCGACTACCTGCGCGCGCAGCTGCCCGGTTTCCAGGTCGAGGTGATCGACCACGGCGCCGGTGCAGTGAGCCTGTATGCTGTGCGCGGAACTCCCAGGTATCTGTTCAACGTGCATCTGGACACGGTGCCGGATTCGCCGCACTGGAGTGCCGATCCGCACGTGATGCGGCGTAACGAGGACCAGGTGATCGGTCTGGGGGTGTGCGATATCAAGGGCGCGGCGGCGGCGTTGGTGGCAGCGGCCAATGCCGGCGATGGCGATGCCGCGTTCCTGTTTTCCTCCGACGAAGAGGCCAACGACCCGCGCTGCATCGCTGCGTTTCTGGCGCGTGGTTTGCCCTACGAGGCGGTGCTGGTGGCCGAGCCGACCATGAGCGAGGCAGTGCTGGCGCATCGCGGCATCAGTTCGGTGCTGATGCGCTTTGCCGGCCGTGCCGGGCACGCATCGGGCAAGCAGGATCCGTCCGCCAGTGCCTTGCACCAGGCGATGCGCTGGGGCGGCAAGGCGCTGGACCATGTCGAGTCGCTGGCGCATGCGCGCTTCGGCGGCCTGACCGGTTTGCGCTTCAACATCGGCCGCGTCGACGGTGGCATCAAGGCCAACATGATCGCGCCGGCGGCGGAGCTACGGTTTGGCTTTCGTCCGCTGCCGTCGATGGACGTGGACGGCTTGCTGGCCACGTTTGCCGGCTTTGCCGATCCCGTGGCAGCGCATTTCGAAGAAACCTTTCGCGGGCCGAGCCTGCCGTCGGGTGACATCGCACGTGCGGAGGAACGCCGCCTGGCCGCACGCGATGTGGCCGATGCGCTGGACCTGCCGATCGGCAACGCGGTGGATTTCTGGACCGAAGCCTCGCTGTTTTCCGCCGGCGGCTATACCGCGCTGGTCTATGGCCCGGGCGATATCGCCCAGGCGCATACCGCCGACGAATTCGTGACGCTGGAGCAACTGCAGCGCTATGCCGACTCGGTACACCGCATCATCAACGGCGCGCACTGA
- the cysS gene encoding cysteine--tRNA ligase → MSLRLHNNLTRRVEPFAPLDPSCPTLYVCGPTVYNYAHIGNARGPVVFDVLAALLRRRYGALRYARNITDVDDKINAAAQAQGVPISTITDRFAAIYRQDMAALGVVPPDIEPEATAHIPHIVAMIEQLIEGGHAYAAEGHVLFAVASFDGYGKLSRRDPDEMLAGARVDVAPYKRDPGDFVLWKPSSDELPGWESPWGRGRPGWHIECSAMAAAHLGPTIDIHAGGVDLQFPHHENEIAQSECAHGGATFARFWLHNGMLNFSGAKMSKSLGNIETVHDLIAKHPPEALRLALLSAHYRQPLDWSDALIEDQVKRLDGLYGTLRSLKAIQAQATIPEQIEDALSDDLNTPLALAVLAKLAKDANRALLELAPAGGAGDGLSAENLAALQRAKAELLGAGMALGLLQQDPATWFSRGTDAGDDARITVLVEERNSAKKARDFARADAIRKQLADEGIVLEDTPQGVRWKRA, encoded by the coding sequence ATGAGCCTGCGCCTGCACAACAACCTGACGCGGCGGGTCGAACCGTTCGCGCCGCTCGATCCGTCCTGCCCCACCCTGTATGTGTGCGGCCCTACCGTCTACAACTACGCGCATATCGGCAACGCCCGCGGCCCGGTGGTGTTCGACGTGCTGGCCGCGCTGCTGCGGCGGCGCTATGGCGCGCTGCGCTACGCACGCAACATCACCGACGTGGACGACAAGATCAACGCTGCCGCACAGGCGCAGGGCGTGCCGATCTCCACCATCACCGACCGCTTCGCCGCGATCTATCGCCAGGACATGGCCGCGCTCGGCGTGGTGCCGCCGGATATCGAACCGGAGGCCACCGCGCATATTCCGCACATCGTGGCGATGATCGAGCAGCTGATCGAGGGCGGCCATGCCTATGCCGCCGAAGGCCATGTGCTGTTTGCAGTGGCCAGTTTCGACGGTTACGGCAAGCTGTCGCGGCGCGACCCCGACGAAATGCTGGCCGGTGCGCGCGTGGACGTGGCGCCGTACAAGCGCGACCCCGGCGACTTCGTGCTGTGGAAGCCGTCCAGCGACGAGCTGCCCGGCTGGGAGTCGCCGTGGGGCCGCGGCCGCCCCGGCTGGCATATCGAATGCTCGGCGATGGCCGCCGCGCACCTGGGCCCGACCATCGACATCCATGCCGGCGGCGTGGACCTGCAGTTCCCGCATCACGAAAACGAAATCGCGCAAAGCGAATGCGCGCATGGCGGCGCCACCTTCGCCCGCTTCTGGCTGCACAACGGCATGCTCAATTTCAGCGGCGCCAAGATGAGCAAGTCGCTGGGCAACATCGAGACCGTGCACGACCTGATCGCCAAGCACCCGCCCGAAGCGCTGCGGCTTGCGCTATTGAGCGCGCATTACCGGCAACCGCTGGATTGGTCGGATGCGCTGATCGAGGATCAGGTCAAGCGGCTCGATGGCTTGTACGGAACCTTGCGGAGCCTGAAGGCGATCCAAGCGCAGGCAACGATTCCCGAGCAGATAGAAGACGCGCTCAGCGACGACCTCAACACACCGCTGGCGCTCGCGGTGCTGGCAAAGCTTGCGAAGGATGCGAACCGGGCGCTGCTGGAGCTCGCACCGGCCGGTGGCGCAGGCGATGGGCTCAGCGCGGAGAATCTTGCAGCATTGCAACGTGCCAAGGCCGAGCTGCTCGGGGCCGGAATGGCGCTGGGCCTGCTGCAGCAGGACCCGGCCACCTGGTTCTCGCGCGGCACCGATGCCGGCGACGATGCGCGCATCACCGTGCTGGTCGAAGAACGCAATTCTGCCAAGAAAGCCAGGGACTTCGCCCGCGCCGACGCCATCCGCAAGCAGCTCGCCGACGAAGGCATCGTGCTGGAAGACACCCCGCAAGGCGTGCGCTGGAAGCGTGCCTGA